One stretch of Halichoerus grypus chromosome 8, mHalGry1.hap1.1, whole genome shotgun sequence DNA includes these proteins:
- the STRA6 gene encoding receptor for retinol uptake STRA6 — protein MSSQAVGNQTSSGATDDYSNWYIDEPQGDQELQPEGVVPTCRPSVLSGLLHAGLALLSILVLLLLVVLVRCRRLRPPHGPGGPGRPRSGGPADGATLGRWGFVSPVDFLAGDTAWTVPAAVFVVLFSSLCLLLPTEDALPFLPLASPPSRDGETETPRGPWKIIALLYYPALYYPLAACATVRQGAAHLLGSMLSWAHLGVQVWQTAECPQAPKIYKYYSLLASLPLLLGLGFLSLWYPVQLVRSFRNTAGAGSEGLQSSYCEEYLRTLLCRKKLESSSHTSKHGFLSWAWICYRNYIYTPQRGFRLPLKLVLSATLTGTAIYQVALLLLVGVVPTIQKVRAGITTDISYLLAGFGIMLSEDRQEVVWLVKHHLWALEVCYISALVLSCSLTSLMLIRSLVTHRANLQALHRGAALDLGPLPQSPHPSREAIFCWMSFSAYQTAFTCLGLLVQQIIFFLGTMILAFLVFMPVLHGRNLLLLRSLESSWPFWLTLALAVVLQKMAAHWVFLETHHGHPQLTNRRVLYAATFFLFLINVLVGTMVAAGRVLLSAVYNAIHLGQMDLSLLPPRAATLDPGYHTYCSFLKMEASQSHPATTAFCALLLQTQQPRPPRAPQDGLRQGEEEEGMQLLQTKDPVARGTGPRARQGRARWGLAYTLLHNPALQAFRKRTLSGA, from the exons ATGTCGTCCCAGGCAGTGGGGAACCAGACCTCCTCCGGGGCCACAGATGACTACTCCAACTGGTACATCGACGAGCCCCAGGGGGATCAGGAGCTCCAGCCAGAAGG AGTGGTGCCCACCTGCCGCCCCAGCGTGCTGTCGGGCCTCCTCCACGCTGGCCTGGCCCTGCTGTCG ATCCTGGTGCTGCTGTTGCTGGTTGTGCTCGTGAGGTGCCGCCGGCTCCGACCCCCCCACGGGCCCGGCGGGCCTGGGCGCCCCCGCTCAGGTGGCCCGGCTGACGGGGCCACTCTGGGACGGTGGGGGTTTGTTAG CCCCGTGGATTTCCTGGCGGGGGACACAGCCTGGACCGTGCCTGCGGCCGTCTTCGTGGTCCTCTTCAGCTCCCTGTGTTTGCTGCTCCCCACCGAGGACGCGCTGCCCTTCTTGCCCTTGGCTTCACCCCCCAGCCGAG atggagaaactgagactccaAGAG GGCCTTGGAAGATCATCGCCCTGCTCTATTACCCTGCCCTCTACTACCCTCTGGCCGCCTGTGCCACCGTCAGGCAGGGAGCCGCACACCTGCTCGGCAGCATGCTGTCCTGGGCTCACCTTGGGGTCCAGGTCTGGCAGACGGCAGAGTGTCCTCAGGCACCCAAG aTCTACAAGTACTACTCCCTGCTGGCTTCCCTGCCTCTGCTTCTGGGCCTCGGATTCCTGAGCCTTTGGTACCCGGTGCAGCTGGTGAGAAGCTTCAGGAACACGGCAGGAGCGGGCTCTGAG GGGCTGCAGAGCAGCTACTGTGAGGAATATCTGAGGACCCTCCTCTGCCGGAAGAAGCTGGAAAGCAG CTCCCACACCTCCAAGCATGGCTTCCTATCCTGGGCCTGGATCTGTTATCGAAACTACATCTACACTCCACAGCGAG GATTCCGACTCCCTCTGAAGCTGGTGCTTTCAGCCACCTTGACAGGGACAGCCATCTACCAG GTGGcactgctgctgctggtgggcGTGGTACCCACCATCCAGAAGGTGAGGGCGGGGATCACCACGGACATCTCCTACCTACTGGCCGGCTTCGGGATCATGCTCTCAGAGGACAGGCAGGAGGTGGTATGGCTGGTGAAGCATCACCTGTGGGCTCTGGAAG ttTGCTACATCTCGGCCTTGGTCCTGTCCTGCTCACTCACCTCCCTCATGCTGATCCGCTCACTGGTGACCCACAG gGCCAATCTGCAAGCTCTGCACCGAGGGGCCGCCCTGGACCTGGGCCCCCTGCCCCAGAGTCCCCACCCCTCCCGCGAGGCCATATTCTGTTGGATGAGCTTCAGCGCCTACCAGACAGCTTTTACCTGCCTTG GGCTCCTGGTGCAGCAGATCATCTTCTTCCTGGGGACCATGATCCTTGCCTTCCTGGTGTTCATGCCTGTGCTCCATGGCAGGAACCTTCTGCTCCTCCGATCCTTGGAGTCCTCATG GCCCTTCTGGCTGACCTTGGCCCTGGCTGTGGTCCTACAGAAAATGGCAGCCCACTGGGTCTTCCTGGAGACTCACCATGGACACCCACAGCTTACCAACCG gcgaGTGCTCTACGCAGccaccttcttcctcttcctcatcaaCGTGCTGGTGGGCACCATGGTGGCTGCCGGGCGCGTGCTCCTCTCCGCCGTCTACAATGCCATCCACCTTGGCCAGATGGATCTCAGCCTGCTGCCGCCCCGAGCAGCCACTCTCGACCCCG gcTACCACACATACTGCAGCTTCCTGAAGATGGAGGCCAGCCAGTCACATCCGGCCACGACTGCCTTCTGCGCCCTGCTCCTGCAGACGCAGCAGCCCCGGCCTCCCCGGGCCCCCCAGGACGGCCTCAGacagggggaggaagaagaag GGATGCAGCTGCTGCAGACCAAGGACCCCGTGGCCAGGGGAACAGGGCCCAGGGCCCGCCAAGGCAGGGCCCGCTGGGGGCTGGCCTACACGCTGCTGCACAATCCGGCCCTGCAGGCCTTCCGGAAGAGGACCCTGTCGGGTGCCTAA
- the ISLR gene encoding immunoglobulin superfamily containing leucine-rich repeat protein, with amino-acid sequence MQELRLLCWAVLLGLAQACPEPCDCGEKYGFQIADCAYRDLEAVPPGFPAHVTTLSLSANRLPSLPEGAFREVPLLQSLWLAHNEIRAVAAGALAPLGNLKSLDLSHNLISDFAWSDLHNLSALQLLKMDSNELTFIPRDAFRSLRTLRSLQLNHNRLHTLAEGTFAPLTALSHLQINDNPFDCTCGIVWFKTWALTTAVSIPEQDNITCASPHVLKGTPLSRLLPLPCSAPSVQLTYQPSQDGAELRPGFVLALHCDVDGQPAPQLHWHIQTPGGTVEIASPNVAADGLALPGAPASRPRFRAFANGSLLIPDFGKLEEGTYSCLATNELGSAESSVNVALATPGEGGEDALGRRFHGKAAEGKGCYTVDNEVQPSGPEDNVVIIYLSRAGGPEAAAAGEGGPGQRPPGLLLLGQSLLLAFLTSF; translated from the coding sequence ATGCAGGAGCTACGTCTGCTGTGCTGGGCGGTCCTCCTGGGCCTGGCGCAGGCCTGTCCTGAGCCCTGCGACTGTGGGGAGAAGTACGGCTTCCAGATCGCCGACTGCGCCTACCGCGACCTGGAGGCCGTGCCCCCCGGCTTCCCGGCCCACGTGACCACGCTGAGCCTGTCAGCCAACCGGCTGCCGAGCTTGCCAGAGGGGGCCTTCCGGGAGGTGCCCCTGCTGCAGTCGCTGTGGCTGGCGCACAACGAGATCCGCGCGGTGGCCGCCGGCGCCCTGGCCCCACTGGGCAATCTCAAGAGCCTGGACCTCAGCCACAACCTCATCTCTGACTTTGCCTGGAGCGACCTGCACAACCTCAGTGCCCTCCAGTTGCTCAAGATGGACAGCAACGAGCTGACCTTCATCCCCCGGGACGCCTTCCGCAGCCTCCGCACCCTGCGCTCACTGCAGCTCAACCACAACCGCCTGCACACGCTGGCCGAGGGCACCTTCGCGCCGCTCACCGCGCTGTCCCACCTGCAGATCAACGATAACCCCTTCGACTGCACCTGCGGCATCGTGTGGTTCAAGACGTGGGCCCTGACCACGGCCGTGTCCATCCCGGAGCAGGACAACATCACCTGCGCGTCGCCCCACGTGCTCAAGGGCACACCGCTGAGCCGCCTGCTGCCGCTGCCCTGCTCGGCGCCCTCCGTGCAGCTCACCTACCAGCCCAGCCAGGACGGCGCCGAGCTGCGGCCTGGCTTCGTGCTGGCCCTCCACTGCGACGTGGATGGGCAACCGGCGCCCCAGCTTCACTGGCACATCCAGACGCCGGGCGGCACCGTGGAGATCGCCAGCCCCAACGTGGCTGCCGACGGGCTGGCCCTGCCCGGGGCCCCGGCCAGCCGGCCGCGCTTCCGGGCCTTTGCCAACGGCAGCCTGCTCATCCCCGACTTCGGCAAGCTGGAGGAGGGCACCTACAGCTGCCTGGCCACCAACGAGCTGGGCAGTGCGGAGAGCTCGGTGAACGTGGCGCTGGCCACACCTGGGGAGGGCGGCGAGGATGCGCTGGGGCGCAGGTTCCACGGCAAAGCGGCCGAGGGGAAGGGCTGCTACACGGTGGACAACGAGGTGCAGCCCTCGGGTCCGGAGGACAACGTTGTCATCATCTACCTCAGCCGCGCTGGGGGCCCCGAGGCTGCAGCAGCGGGAGAAGGGGGCCCTGGGCAGCGACCCCCCGGCCTGCTCCTGCTAGGCCAGAGCCTCCTCCTCgccttcctcacttccttctag